A single Acropora palmata chromosome 5, jaAcrPala1.3, whole genome shotgun sequence DNA region contains:
- the LOC141881957 gene encoding synaptotagmin-1-like isoform X2: MEQGHLLSTMAGNISTTAGNPTAAPTNGTVFNKYAHEAIALVTGSKAGMVVGIIIAIILVVIIVLCVRQALKGLEEAKERALSKLQALIKREESIELLNPAPDVQLSAVQPASGDKKKLEHLGNIKFSLAYDPQQSELRVKVFYCNDLPMKFVNGTVYTYVEVEMFPFHRMTSEKPRTKYIRNEFNPVFDDEVCITISKEEVDDQKMYLNVCDYNQISTRDLIGSCKLDLNEVRFKAKGKPTVYERNLQWIDSVRGAERGDIKLSMRYYAGDSQLIVKVLECKGLKPFAGRVSCNSYVKLNLVRGSKILTTKKTRMIRKNLEPKFEEEFVFEVAEDLLDQVNLVFHVKDKSLIGRKRLIGELCVGCQGVGQGLAQWQLMVDKEIVMWHQLELLNIVPGKTDLQTTMASLQGWDTTSEEESEEEEGGMFTGLLPGGLFPASGSKSPPKKKKSKLSKKEAKL; encoded by the exons ATGGAGCAAGGCCATCTTCTTTCGACTATGGCGGGTAACATTTCAACAACAGCCGGTAACCCGACGGCAGCACCAACTAACGGAACAG TGTTCAACAAGTATGCACACGAAGCCATCGCTCTTGTGACCGGCAGCAAAGCTGGAATGGTTGTTGGCATTATCATCGCCATTATCTTGGTCGTCATAATTGTTCTGTGCGTACGTCAAGCTCTCAAAGGACTCGAAGAAGCAAAGGAGAGAGCATTATCCAAACTTCAAGCCTTGATAAAGCGAGAAGAAAGCATCGAATTGTTAAACCCTGCTCCCGACGTACAGCTTTCGGCGGTGCAGCCGGCGTCAGgagacaagaaaaaattg GAACATTTAggaaacattaaattttctctCGCTTATGACCCACAGCA GTCAGAATTGAGAGTCAAAGTATTTTACTGCAACGACCTGCCCATGAAGTTCGTGAATGGAACCGTGTATACTTACGTGGAAGTAGAAATGTTTCCTTTTCATCGAATGACGTCTGAAAAACCGCGCACAAAATACATCAGGAACGAGTTTAACCCTGTTTTTGATGACGAAGTTTGTATCACAATCAGCAAGGAAGAAGTTGATGACCAGAAAATGTATCTTAACGTGTGCGATTACAATCAAATCTCTACGCgggatctgattggttcatgcaAATTGGACCTCAATGAGGTCAGATTCAAGGCAAAAGGCAAGCCAACTGTTTATGAAAGAAACTTACAATGGATTGATTCG GTCCGAGGAGCGGAGCGGGGCGATATCAAGTTATCTATGCGGTATTATGCAGGCGATAGTCAATTGATTGTTAAAGTGCTGGAATGTAAGGGGCTGAAGCCATTCGCTGGTCGTGTTTCCTGCA ATTCTTACGTCAAGCTGAATCTCGTGCGAGGATCAAAAATCCTAACCACAAAGAAGACACGAATGATCAGGAAAAATTTGGAACCGAAATTTGAAGAGGAGTTTGTGTTCGAAGTAGCAGAAGATTTGCTGGACCAGGTGAACCTCGTGTTTCACGTCAAAGACAAATCACTGATTGGGCGAAAACGATTAATAGGCGAGCTTTGTGTAGGATGCCAGGGTGTTGGTCAAGGGCTAGCACAGTGGCAGCTTATGGTTGATAAGGAGATAGTTATGTGGCATCAACTTGAGCTGTTGAACATTGTTCCTGGAAAAACTGATTTGCAAACCACAATGGCGTCTTTGCAAGGTTGGGACACGACATCTGAGGAGGAGAGCGAGGAAGAGGAAGGAGGGATGTTCACAGGTCTTTTACCCGGGGGATTGTTCCCTGCTTCCGGAAGTAAATCccctccaaagaaaaagaaatctaaACTGTCGAAAAAGGAGGCGAAGCTTTGA
- the LOC141881957 gene encoding synaptotagmin-1-like isoform X1, which translates to MEQGHLLSTMAGNISTTAGNPTAAPTNGTVMRKRALESRLVHFAFRLSFPLNELALFSAVFNKYAHEAIALVTGSKAGMVVGIIIAIILVVIIVLCVRQALKGLEEAKERALSKLQALIKREESIELLNPAPDVQLSAVQPASGDKKKLEHLGNIKFSLAYDPQQSELRVKVFYCNDLPMKFVNGTVYTYVEVEMFPFHRMTSEKPRTKYIRNEFNPVFDDEVCITISKEEVDDQKMYLNVCDYNQISTRDLIGSCKLDLNEVRFKAKGKPTVYERNLQWIDSVRGAERGDIKLSMRYYAGDSQLIVKVLECKGLKPFAGRVSCNSYVKLNLVRGSKILTTKKTRMIRKNLEPKFEEEFVFEVAEDLLDQVNLVFHVKDKSLIGRKRLIGELCVGCQGVGQGLAQWQLMVDKEIVMWHQLELLNIVPGKTDLQTTMASLQGWDTTSEEESEEEEGGMFTGLLPGGLFPASGSKSPPKKKKSKLSKKEAKL; encoded by the exons ATGGAGCAAGGCCATCTTCTTTCGACTATGGCGGGTAACATTTCAACAACAGCCGGTAACCCGACGGCAGCACCAACTAACGGAACAG TCATGCGCAAAAGAGCTCTGGAGTCGAGATTGGTCCATTTTGCTTTTCGCCTCTCCTTCCCTTTGAATGAGTTAGCTCTTTTCTCTGCAGTGTTCAACAAGTATGCACACGAAGCCATCGCTCTTGTGACCGGCAGCAAAGCTGGAATGGTTGTTGGCATTATCATCGCCATTATCTTGGTCGTCATAATTGTTCTGTGCGTACGTCAAGCTCTCAAAGGACTCGAAGAAGCAAAGGAGAGAGCATTATCCAAACTTCAAGCCTTGATAAAGCGAGAAGAAAGCATCGAATTGTTAAACCCTGCTCCCGACGTACAGCTTTCGGCGGTGCAGCCGGCGTCAGgagacaagaaaaaattg GAACATTTAggaaacattaaattttctctCGCTTATGACCCACAGCA GTCAGAATTGAGAGTCAAAGTATTTTACTGCAACGACCTGCCCATGAAGTTCGTGAATGGAACCGTGTATACTTACGTGGAAGTAGAAATGTTTCCTTTTCATCGAATGACGTCTGAAAAACCGCGCACAAAATACATCAGGAACGAGTTTAACCCTGTTTTTGATGACGAAGTTTGTATCACAATCAGCAAGGAAGAAGTTGATGACCAGAAAATGTATCTTAACGTGTGCGATTACAATCAAATCTCTACGCgggatctgattggttcatgcaAATTGGACCTCAATGAGGTCAGATTCAAGGCAAAAGGCAAGCCAACTGTTTATGAAAGAAACTTACAATGGATTGATTCG GTCCGAGGAGCGGAGCGGGGCGATATCAAGTTATCTATGCGGTATTATGCAGGCGATAGTCAATTGATTGTTAAAGTGCTGGAATGTAAGGGGCTGAAGCCATTCGCTGGTCGTGTTTCCTGCA ATTCTTACGTCAAGCTGAATCTCGTGCGAGGATCAAAAATCCTAACCACAAAGAAGACACGAATGATCAGGAAAAATTTGGAACCGAAATTTGAAGAGGAGTTTGTGTTCGAAGTAGCAGAAGATTTGCTGGACCAGGTGAACCTCGTGTTTCACGTCAAAGACAAATCACTGATTGGGCGAAAACGATTAATAGGCGAGCTTTGTGTAGGATGCCAGGGTGTTGGTCAAGGGCTAGCACAGTGGCAGCTTATGGTTGATAAGGAGATAGTTATGTGGCATCAACTTGAGCTGTTGAACATTGTTCCTGGAAAAACTGATTTGCAAACCACAATGGCGTCTTTGCAAGGTTGGGACACGACATCTGAGGAGGAGAGCGAGGAAGAGGAAGGAGGGATGTTCACAGGTCTTTTACCCGGGGGATTGTTCCCTGCTTCCGGAAGTAAATCccctccaaagaaaaagaaatctaaACTGTCGAAAAAGGAGGCGAAGCTTTGA
- the LOC141880597 gene encoding synaptotagmin-10-like, giving the protein MNANTVLVVILGLALSFLIIVYIASVLRFVLKRAQNKGHDPRAHDDKGSFSFLEHFSMLYPGRMADTKCMTVQPRTYEELQRSEEKLLDTVGSATSFQPEKIAGKIKFSLQYDSIRSTLIVTIHKVQLKEHPTDQDTGVNYYVKLKILPLNHRSFQTEAINESKNPEFMETFEFRVTYEKLQAQSLKMTLWCFDRFSQHEPLGHHTVHLAELEARGLSLSREILLFRDIYAVQKATGVLGEVMISLGYLRLTERLTIVIIRSRNLPQSEDEEDPASYVEVSLIHEAKTLKKKKTLKKEPSCNPVFNETLTFHIPVGILHQTSIILAVKNDDAKRTEDELIGKILLGPASTGIQFEHWNDMRINNKPVARWHKLLE; this is encoded by the exons ATGAATGCAAATACAGTTTTAGTTGTGATCCTTGGCTTGGCACTTTCCTTTCTCATCATCGTGTACATTGCGTCGGTGCTGAGGTTCGTTTTGAAGAGGGCCCAAAATAAGGGCCATGATCCAAGAGCACACGACGACAAAGggtccttttcctttttggagCACTTCTCGATGTTGTACCCAGGGAGAATGGCTGACACGAAATGCATGACAGTACAACCGAGGACCTACGAGGAACTTCAAAGG AGTGAGGAGAAGCTGCTGGATACAGTGGGCTCAGCTACGAGCTTTCAGCCTGAAAAGATTGCTGGGAAAATAAAGTTCTCTTTGCAGTACGATTCAATTAG ATCTACACTAATAGTTACCATTCACAAGGTACAATTGAAAGAACATCCCACCGATCAAGACACAGGGGTTAATTATTacgtgaaattaaaaattctgCCTTTGAATCACCGCTCGTTTCAAACTGAAGCCATCAACGAGAGTAAGAATCCTGAGTTTATGGAGACGTTTGAATTCCGCGTGACGTACGAGAAACTGCAGGCTCAGAGCTTAAAGATGACGTTATGGTGTTTTGATCGCTTCTCCCAACACGAGCCTCTTGGTCACCATACTGTGCATCTCGCTGAACTGGAAGCACGCGGGCTCAGCCTATCAAGGGAGATACTTCTGTTTCGTGATATCTATGCTGTTCAAAAG GCGACAGGAGTTCTTGGGGAAGTGATGATATCCCTGGGGTATCTCAGACTTACGGAGAGATTAACGATAGTAATTATTCGCTCAAGGAACCTTCCCCAGAGCGAGGATGAAGAAGACCCAG CTTCTTATGTTGAGGTATCGCTCATCCACGAAGCCAAAacactgaagaaaaagaaaacactaaaAAAGGAACCAAGTTGTAACCCAGTGTTCAACGAGACCCTCACATTTCACATCCCAGTCGGAATCCTGCACCAAACCAGCATCATTTTGGCCGTGAAGAATGACGATGCCAAAAGGACTGAGGACGAATTAATTGGGAAGATTCTTCTAGGACCAGCTTCCACCGGCATCCAATTTGAACACTGGAATGACATGCGAATCAACAATAAGCCAGTGGCACGCTGGCATAAACTGCTTGAGTGA
- the LOC141880598 gene encoding proton-coupled zinc antiporter SLC30A8-like has product MRRRVTMAREYSRLSQADEEIACKFDTQSRQRHENDARKRLIIACLFCTVFIVCEVTGGFIANSLAIINDALHQFFDLSSLVMSLVATWIARWKPNEKKSFGYYRAEVLGASAVILALWVLTGILAYESILRLLPAHAGHHSQVNSDVMILTAALAFGANIVVICLLNVHSHSGHTHGGHQHGTTNITIRAAFLHTLGDIFHSFAVLVGAILIKIKPSWEIADPILSLLGACAILLSTVSVLRDSMNILLEAVPSNIRLGDVNKELMVIEHIRSVHDKHVWALTAGKTVLSAHLVIDARADVNSLLEKATQAMTEKFHFYKTCLQVEIKDVELVELESNEAQESNTGTTAV; this is encoded by the exons ATGAGAAGAAGGGTCACGATGGCAAGGGAATATTCGAGGCTTTCTCAGGCCGATGAAGAAATTGCCTGCAAGTTTGACACCCAGTCGAGACAAAGACACGAAAATGATGCTAGGAAAAGATTGATTATCGCTTGCCTGTTTTGTACCGTGTTTATAGTTTGCGAAGTTACAG GCGGTTTCATCGCAAACAGCCTCGCTATCATAAATGATGCGTTGCATCAATTCTTTGATCTCAGCTCCTTGGTAATGAGCCTTGTTGCAACATGGATTGCTCGATGGAAACCGAACGAGAAGAAGTCATTTGGATATTACAGAGCAG AAGTCCTTGGCGCATCCGCAGTGATTCTCGCTCTGTGGGTGCTAACCGGTATCCTTGCCTACGAATCAATTTTAAGACTACTTCCAGCACACGCCGGACATCACAGTCAGGTGAATTCTGACGTAATGATTCTTACAGCCGCTCTTGCCTTTGGAGCTAATATTGt agtcatttgtttgttaaatGTTCATTCACACTCCGGTCACACCCATGGTGGCCATCAGCACGGCACGACTAACATCACCATAAGAGCTGCTTTTCTTCACACCCTGGGAGACATTTTCCATAGTTTTGCGGTTCTTGTTGGTGCCATACTCATAAAAATCAAA CCATCATGGGAAATTGCTGACCCGATTCTCAGTCTACTTGGCGCATGCGCGATTCTTCTTTCAACTGTCAGTGTTTTAAGAGACTCAATGAATATTTTACTGGAAG CTGTACCTTCAAATATAAGACTTGGTGATGTAAACAAAGAACTTATGGTTATCGAACATATCCGGAGTGTTCATGATAAGCACGTGTGGGCGTTAACCGCTGGCAAAACGGTCCTGTCAGCTCATTTAGTCATAG ATGCCAGAGCGGACGTAAACTCCTTGTTAGAAAAAGCAACTCAGGCAATGACAGAAAAATTCCACTTCTACAAGACTTGTTTACAAGTTGAAATCAAGGATGTCGAACTTGTGGAACTCGAAAGCAATGAAGCTCAAGAAAGCAATACAGGAACGACTGCTGTATGA
- the LOC141880600 gene encoding uncharacterized protein LOC141880600 has product MRGYVIAGSFAAGFSVVAILLYLAFRIFTKRFNKEKDTETLCISARSEELNSSLSRERANSKDNEERVAKSRKKEKRKEVKSLWLPKKKDSLPMMTATMVQPIVAEQSKDHGGRGQLTFTLHYHYQYALKTSVLLVKLVQAQDLPTKDEEIMPAVYVKTQLVPSRRRVFLSKVHRDTLNPVFDETYEFDVEYQELQQQTLLFQILDYDCMSRHKCIGEVGVHLAELGTHGFNVLREISLSVYISRPRMD; this is encoded by the exons ATGCGAGGATACGTCATCGCAGGTTCATTTGCAGCTGGCTTTTCCGTCGTCGCAATTCTCCTGTATTTAGCATTCAGAATATTCACGAAAAGATTCAATAAAGAGAAGGATACCGAAACGCTATGCATTTCCGCGCGGAGCGAAGAATTGAATTCTTCTTTGTCAAGGGAGAGAGCCAATTCAAAAGATAATGAAGAAAGAGTGGCGAAAagcagaaagaaagagaagagaaagGAGGTTAAAAGTTTATGGTTGCCAAAAAAGAAGGACAGCTTACCAATGATGACGGCAACAATGGTTCAACCAATTGTTGCAGAACAAAGCAAG GATCACGGTGGAAGAGGTCAACTTACATTTACtcttcattatcattatcaatatGCCTTAAAAAC GTCCGTTCTCCTCGTTAAACTTGTTCAAGCGCAGGACTTACCAACCAAAGATGAGGAAATCATGCCGGCTGTTTACGTCAAAACACAACTTGTTCCAAGCAGAAGACGAGTCTTTCTCTCCAAAGTCCACAGAGATACATTGAATCCTGTATTCGACGAGACGTACGAGTTCGATGTAGAATACCAAGAACTTCAACAACAAACGTTATTGTTTCAAATTCTTGACTACGATTGCATGTCACGGCATAAGTGCATCGGTGAAGTCGGTGTGCATTTGGCCGAGTTAGGTACACACGGATTTAATGTATTAAGAGAAATTTCTCTAAGTGTGTATATATCCAGACCACGGATGGATTGA